The genome window ATCTTGGGCATCATTCTTTCAAGTTGTATTGGATTTTAGTCATTGAGAGGTTGGTTGTTGGGAACATTTTCTCTGTAAATCAGTAAATTACATCATGTTGGGACCTACTTAACCATGTTATTTCTAAATTGCAGAGCCTTTCTCAGTTTAATCTCCCTGTATCGGTTCCTTCTGCACACCTGATGGGAACAGTTGGTGGACAAGGAGCTCTACCTGCAGTTGGTCCTTCTGGTTCATTGATCAATTGCAAAGCTCTACATAAAGGTGGCAAGCCTGGAATGACTGAGGAAGGATTAGGCTTGAATGGTGCACTTGTGGGAAGTTCTCTGGCTGGGGTAGCTGATGTTTATGATCCTGATCAGCCTTTATGGACAAGTGATCATCATGAGAAATCAGCTGCAGTCCTTGGAGTTAATCCACCAAGTGTTGATGAAACTGGGGATTTGGTGGATGTGAAATGTGATCACGGTCGGGTTGGGCTGTCTGATGGCAATGATATTGAGCACCCAATTATAAGCAGTGGGGCTGCTACTGAATCTCAAGGTGCTATGGGAAGAATTGGCAGTTCAAACAATAAAGCACAAGTCAAGGAGAAGATTGATTTCACTGTAGATGCTTTAAGTCATCTTGATTATGAAGCAAAAAAAGGTCTAGATTCATCAAGTAGCATTGAATGTGCATTCCGTCATGGGAAACATATAGATTCTGAAAATACTGACCCACACATGACAGAATTGTCTTTTAAGTCACAAAGTAATATTGGACGCAATATAAAAAAATCTTCTCAAAAGGCAATTCGAACTCTCTTTGTTAATGGCATCCCACAAAAGGACAACAAAAGGGAAGctcttttttctcattttcaaaaatttggAGAGATAATTGACATTTATATCCCACTGAATAGTGATCGAGCTTTTGTCCAATTTTCTAAGAGAGAAGAAGCTGAGGCAGCTTTAAAGGCGCCTGATGCTGTGATGGGAAACCGTTTTATCAAGCTTTGGTGGGCTAAAAGGGACCGTATTACAGAAAATGGAGTAAGTACTGGCAATAATACACAAAGACATGCTGCTGGGGCGACACCAGCTTCAGTTTCATCCCATGTCTCTGTTGCTTATAAAGGAAAAGAAAGTATTCAATCTGCAGTTCACAGAAGTTCTGTTGCTGCTCCACCTGCACCTGATAATCCTAAGCCTGTTATTACTAATGGTCCAAGGGCCCTGCCACCTTCGCAAAAGAAGCTGGAAAGTTTAGAAATGTTAAAGGAAGAACTTCGTATAAAGCAGGAGATGCTTGATCAAAAGCGTAATGAGTTTCGGCGGCAATTGGATAAACTTGAGAAACAAGTAAAATACGAGTTAACTTCTCTATTTAATTTCAGCAGAAAATGCCATTTATAATGTTATATTTGTGATTTAGTATTTTGGATAGTATGATACTTGGTCATAGATTTAATTTTCTGCTACTGAAATTCCTAAGGGGTCGGTGAGTCTAGGAATCATACTGTTCCCTCACATTATGGGATGATAAGTTGATAACATGCATGCTTAATCGTAAGTACTCATTTATTGATTGTGCTTACGTTATGCCCCGGGCAAAGGCACGTGTCAAGGGGCGAGAGGAATATGTTGAGGGCGGTACTGATTTGCCTATGGTTGGAGAAACGCTGGAATCATAAGAACAgaagcatggttgaaaaaatcgctaggcactcagagagcgcctagcgcctaggacgcctaggcggggattaatcggtgcttaggcgcccgtgtattattttattttattttttaaaatttgtttaagtatttttaattttttaaagactaataattataaattatataatactttaatagctaatactaaaatattaaatattaacctacaatttagggttatttcgctcaacacgatgttgttttgagtgaaataacccattaaaaaaaaaagaacaatagttaatcggccaactaggcgacctagtcggtgcctaggaggtctaggcggtcacctagaccaccatttaaggtgatacgctaggcagtccaccggcgcctagcgcctaggcggggattaatcggcgcctaggcaggatttttgcaacactgaacAAAAGAGATAAAAGAGGATTTTATGGAGTTTCCTTCTCCTTGTTTCTTGTAATTTCTGGCTTTTTTAATTAGCAATGCAAATCTCTCTTTATATAGAAGAGAGTTATACTTTCCTAAAGTTTACAAAGGAAACTTATTGAGGCTAAGTAAGCTAATATCGGAACTAATTATACTAATCTAGAATAAGGAAATGAATTACCTAAAACCAAAAGAACAAAGCCAGAAATAAATCAATTCTAATAATAAAGAACATATCAGCTTATTAAAAATTACTCTTGTTTTGTAAAGTGGATTTTTATATTTGGCTGGTATTTCTTTTGCTCTCATATTTGGCTACATTTTTTTGAGGCTGTTACAAATGTTAATGTGTTCAAGAGCCCTGTCATACTATCTTCAAAGTTTCGTTGTATGCAGGGTACAGTTCTCAAAGATGAAGATCAGGCTGCTAAGAGGCAAAAAACAGGAACAGTAGCTGAATCCATAAAAGTAGAAACTTTGAGCTTCGGTGAACCTGATATTACTGTTTCATCACCAGAATCTGAAGCAGTACCTGATAGCAACAGCTCTGCTAATAGTGCTGTTCTCTCATGTTCGAACTCTGCTTCTACCATGGCAACACCCCAACCTCCAGTCTCTAAACCATCATTCCGTCCGTTGGCACCTTTGGGGGCACCTTTCAACTTCAATAGATACAAACTGGACAACCGCCCTACTGCATTCAAAATCAACCCACCTATTCCAACCGCTCTGGCAAACGTAATCTTTCCTCATCCTCTTTTCAGTCTAACCCGATTCTGTTGGTTTTATTTTCTCCCTCACCTACTTGGTATGACACATATATGGGTTGGGAGTGTTCTCCCCATCcctccacccccaccccccccaaaaaaaaaatgctgtgGAGTTAGCAATCCAATCCATGCTTGCTAATTTCTGTAGGAAGTATGAGAAAGGCATTCTGTGAATGCTTTCCatgctttatttttcatgttttaatCTCTATATGTATTTCCAGTTAATGGTTAGTTAGCCTGGATTTATTTGTATGAGCTTCTATTTTTTCTGTGATGAACTCAAGTAATTGTTTCTGTTTTGTAGGTTGATGTTCTGAAGGAACACTTCTCTGCTTTTGGTGAACTTGTGTCTGTGGAACTGGAAGATGTGGAGGGGCAAAATGATGCGGACTCATCCAAATTATCTGCACGAATATCTTTTGCATCACGTCTTTCTGCTGAAAGAGCATTTTTGAATGGCAAAAGCTGGCAAGGCCATATTTTGCAGTTTAAGTGGCAGTTGCCCTCTAGTTCTAACAAAGTTGGTGGTGTCAAAGAAAATGCCTTGACTAGCAAGGATGTTGGAGTTGAAGAGGAAACCTTGACTGCCCGTTTACAGTCTTCAGATACTAGTGTCCATCCTCCTGCAAAAGATGGCACCACCATAAATGCGGATGCTACTGGGAGTGGTGAAATTGAAAACACTGAAAAATGTGAGAATGATCAAGAGGATTTGAATGTTGATGAAGATTCCAAGTCTAGTTCCATGTTGATGTCTGGTGAGAAACAATCAGAGTGAGGATGGTCTAATTGTCAGTTGTACAGCGAGttacattaaaataattcaGGTCTTTTAGAAATTGTCATTATTCTAGTTTCAAAAATTTTCTCCTCATGTTGCAAATGTAAAGAGGGAATTTCCTGATTTTACATTCAATTCTATTAATTGTAAGGTTGATGTTGCATATAGGAATATCAAAATTTCAgtgaaattgatttttttattttctttagaaaTTTCAATCGAAGTGTCTTTTCTCTGTTTCTCTTTTGGAGTGACTGCGAGGGTGGGCGGAGCCGCGGAGGGAAGGGACTGTGCTGTGTTCTTGTTATAGTTTGTTTTGTAGTTCACTTTAGGAAAGAGCTTTTATGTCTGGATAAGAGTGCTTTTCTTTTAACTGCATTTTTTAAGTCAAATTTGCTCCTTTTCTTCCTAGCTCAATCTGTATTTATGTTCTTTTTCACCATTGACCATTGCACGAAATATAGATACTTGTTCAATGTATAAGacttggaaaaaaaaagaagagaggatTATTTTAGTaatgaaaatatcaaaattttgggTAAGCGGCTACAAAATAAAAACACCGGATCAATTTTATACtccataattattaaaataatttttaagagtgaaatttattttataattattaaaaacttaaaagttaagTAATGGTAAGATCCCAACCTTTGATTTCTCAAAATGAAAGTTGGATGTATCCACACTTTTTACTAAGAGAGATGTTTTAACTTGAACCTGTGTGTGTGTAAAGAAAGTTGTACAAAAGATTTACATAGATGATGCTATACTTCAAAATCTCATATGGACAGCTTATGTTTATATGAGAGTGACATTGACATAGTCTCAGAGGAAGATAAGAAAAAATTCTTGAAGGTGTCAACTCTAATGGATGGTGATGTTCGTCAACTGAAGTAGCTTCTCTGGGGGTAGGTAGTTTTTCAGAGAAATGCATGAATGGTGCAATACCTGGAAGAGGAATGCTGCCTTGTCATATTCACTACTGTCAATAGGCAGTTGGTTAGGCGGGTAATCATCTGCTGTATGTTTTGCCAAGTTATAAACTCGTAAAGTTAATGACCACAGATGAGAAACAACAGATTCTGCTACTACTGCCCAGTTGCTATCCGAAAGAAGGGATGTTAGTGTGACAGGTAGGTCACTCAACACCGTCATTTGATCTACAACTAAAACAGGCATATATCTGCAACAGCTTCCACATAGTAGGCCAATAAACTGCAGAGCCTGCAAGACCAAAGAGGAGGCAAGCATAATAATCTCTACAAATAGGATTTACAGAATTTTCTGGTCCAAACATACTCAAAGGAGGGCCACAGGCCAGTGAGCTCATAAGAAATGGGTATTCAGACCATCAAAATTCTCCCAAATAAGACATAACTAAAGAGAATGCATGTTAAGGCTCTGTTTGTTACACATGAATCATGTTAAGgttggaattgcaattctgatCTCTAATTCCTTTCATGTGTTAGGATTTCTTAGGAATGTAAATTCCATTCCCTATCATTTTTTCTCTTACAAAATGCAAGTAGTGAATACCATGCAAAAAGGAATCAACATATATTCCAATATATTGTCTTCAATCAAAtacttatataaaaattatgatatGAATTTCATTCCTGTGCTGTGATTCTATTGTACAAAATGCCCCAAGGTTAGGATAGATCATTGAGTTTCCAATTATGAACCAAAAAGgaagaatgtttttttttttgtatttggaTTTACTGCTTTGACAAACAAAAGTAGAATTACCGTGGAAGGAAATTTTGAGACACAGCTAATTTCCATTGCGTTAACAAGCCATTGTCTTTTGACACTCCCATCAGCATAGTGCAAAGTCTCTGTAACTCCTAGTAGAGCATCCCAGATAACTGCACAGGGAGCTTTAAGCATTCAGAGGTGAGCTAAAGCAGttacttaaagaaacaatgTTATAATGGGAGAATTTCAAATGCTAAAGTTACTGGGTGTAAACATGGGAGCAAGGAACTGACCTTCACATCTGCAGTTCAACATATAAGCTTTAAGTTTGCCAAGTTCACTAAATGGAACAGAGCCAGTTTGAACTAATCTTGATTTCACTTGAATCTTTTTCACAGATTCAAGTTGTTGACCATTTGCCTCTATAAGATTCACCTCCGAAATCTGTGAAGCACAAAACAGACAACAGCGATCATACTAGAGCAATACCAGAAGCATCTGAACTTGCATAGGAACTTCTTATAATAAATGACTCAATCCAATAATCCATAGGCACCATAGTAGGACAAAAGCTCAAATTTTCAGCAAGACATCTAACACAATTCTTAAAAATAAGATCAAGTTTTCAACGAAGTAGATAAAAAAACTTAACACGTGTAGTGAAGACGTGAAGTGCTCAAATCAATTTCTCCCCTCCCTCCCCTAATAAATAGACACTAAGGGACAAAAAGGAAGACAGTAAAATATTAATAGGCATAGGCACCTGCAGAAGATCCAATAACCATCCTTGTTCAGACTTCCCAAGGCATCTAACTGCTTCAGACCATTCTTCTATGATATTTGCCTGATACAGTTCTCTAGAGCCAACAGAAGGAAACTGGGGCAGCAAATCAAAGAGAACCTTCATACAGTTTTCTATTTCAGACGTATAACTTTGAGTGTCAAGAGAAGATTCATTCAAACACTGATTAAGGCCTCTCCAGCATGAAAACCTTAATGAGCTTTTCTGTTCAGGACTATAAAGGCCAGATGAAACTAACCAAGATAAGAAACAAGCAACATCATTAAATAGCTTCACAAGCCGAGAGCTGGAGAATATCTTAGTTAGATCAGCCAGGTGTACGAGTATGCATGATTGCAGAGTTGGCTCAAGTGTCCTCATCCTGGCAAAGTCACAGAGTTCATCAAGGAAGATAAGGAGGTGATCAAATTGATGGGCATGAGATAGAGAGAAAAGTAGGCATTCCTCCCTCAGATGTCCTTTCTTGAAGGTTACATCTTGTGACAACAATTCAGCAACTTCACTCTCATATCTCATGAATCTTCTGATGATTGCTCCCCAATCTAATGATGGTAATCTGGGAGCGTGCTCAAGACAACGTAAAACCATTGAAATGGTGTTAACATGTGAAATATTACCTGTCTGAAATACAAAGCAAGAAGGATTTCGATCACAAAACAATAATCAATGGAAGAGATTTTTGCTGGGGCAGGGGTGAGCATGTAACAAGACATTCAACTCAGATTGTCAGATACCAAACTTAAAGAATTGTTATGATAGTTTTCTTACAGTAATGCAGTGTGCATATTGCATAACATAATGTTAACATGTGAAACATGCAAAAGATATTCTCATGAATAACAATGCTTAAAATAAATGACAAATCTAACAAGAACCATACCCCAGGATGTTTCAGATGACTTAGCCACAAAGAGAGCTTCAAAACTGTGCTGTCCTCAGAAAAAATGTGTGAGACATTCTTTGTGCCTGCACCACTAACTGTAGTAGCTTCATTATAATGCTCTTGCAGTTGTAAAGAATGCCTAAGGAATGAAGCTGCCCATGCAGCATACTGCTGCAGTTGATCAGCATCAGGATTTTGTGCCACAAGAAAAATCTCCTGCACTAGTGATGTCAAATCAGGCTCCAATGCTGGACTTGAGAGCAATGGACCATTGATGTAAGAAGATTCCTGGTACAGAAgaatttgtcaaaaaaattgTACGATTAATAATTTCAGTTACATATTTAATCATTTCGCCAGATCTCTGTTCCTCTGTTAAAGACTCAAAGACTGGAAAATCAAATCTTCAAAAGAAGAggtagaagatgatgatgaatgaaaatatgaaattaaattgatCCTAGGCAGGTCTGACTATTCTTGTAAATCTTATAGGGATTCTTCAAAAGGTATTCAACTATTTCTGTTCCCATAATTTAGTAAAAGATGTTGCATAATCTTTCTATATCAAATTTCTCCTTTCTATCATCAATTTGCATCTAACTACTAAAATTGTATTCTTCCTTATTTACATGTgagcattaaaataaaatttatatatatatataaatatatatatatatatatatatatatatatatatataaagcccTGACCTTTTGATTATTAGTAGCATGTGATGAGAATGAAGGGTGATCTTGAATCAATGTTCCTGCACCTGCTCCAAAAGCATTTACTGCCCCAATGGTAGCACCCAAATGAATAAGAGGAGGGTTTGGATCAGAGTAACTCTTCCTGAATAATGCCAGCAAATCTTTAACATGTTCAACTTTCAAAGAGTGCAGACTTCCATTCAAAATGGTACCAAGTAGGCTTCCTGCTCCAATACAAGATGCCATCAACAAGCTCTGATGAAGAGTGCTAAACTTTTGAACAGAGACTAATTCAGAAATAAGATGCTTGTAGCAGCCTACTAGCTGGTCAATCTCAGTACCATCCATCAGTTCTACTCTGTGACAGAAAGCCATTACAATAGGTGCTGCAAGACAAGCACCCACGGAGAACAGAAGCTCACTTTTTGCACTGGTAGTAAGAAATGGAATGGAAGGATTCAAGTTGGGAATCCAAGAAAAAAGTAAGGTTTTCAGATTGAGAACTGCATCATAAAAACCTGCTCTATAGATTGCACCAACAGAACTACCTAATCCCAATATGAGCCCTGCAACACCCCACACATCTTCCTCAAAGTCGTCACTGCATTGTCCAAGAAACTTGGGGGTGATATTTGAATCAAAATCATCTGATCCAAGCTGAAGCCATGAAAATGCATTTATCAGAACATCAGATGAAGATTGAGTTAACACACATATCAACTTGGATAAGCTCCCAATGATCTTTTTTAACAAATCTATTTCCTCCATTCTGAGTGCTCCTTTACTCAGATGAAAATTATCTTCAGCACCACTCTTGGTAAGAAGATCTTGACATGAAAAACCCAACCCAACTCCACAGGCTCCTTTCACAAGGGTGCTTTTGCTCACAGATAACACCTGCAAAACTCTTTGTTTAACCATAGTCGTAGCAATTTTACTGTTACAAGAACTCTATAATTCTCAAATTATAAGTAATTAATACGAAATAGCACAGCAGGCAAGCTAATAGACTTTCAACCTCAAGAAGTGCATTAATATATTCTACTTTCTGCTTGCGATCAGTCACATGCAGGAAACTTGATATCAATCCAAGAGAAATAGCAGCAGACCATTGTCGATACTCGTGTTCATGCTGAAACAGCCAACTCAACAAGAATTTTGAAGCAGTTGATTTAATAGCATGGTCAGATAAGGGGAGTACCTAGAAGTAACAGATGATGTCAGAAAGAtaggaaataagataaatttAACCTGGATTATTATACACTTTAGATATGTAAATTTAATTGACAGAAAAATGTCAAAGGAGATTTTAATAGATCATTTCcagaaacaaacaaattattacCGAACAAAGAGCCCCAATTGCTAATGCAATATTCTCGGCAGATCTGGGAGGAGATCTTTCAGCAATTTCTATCAAACACTGCAAAATTTGTGGGCAGAACGTTATTTGGTGTTCTGGAAGAACCAAACCGAATGCACCATAGCCATTAAGAAGTGGAACACAACCTTCAAAATTTCCTTAGCAGCATTAGAAGTTTTATCCAACACAGCAGAATGCACCTTGGTATCAAGTAGCATGATGCGAGCCCTTATCCATCTTTGCATAAATGGTTTCCATGATTGTAATGCCAGTAGTGCAATCAAAACATTCCTTGAGAGCTGAAGAGAGTCAGCTATCTCAACCACTGCATTCTTGTATTTATCTAGTACATCTTGCAATGCCTTCCACCAGAAAAGAGGTTAGAATTCCTGGAAAACctgaataaataaatttggttcTATTGTCTGGTGCAAGGCATCTTACTTCTGATGCTCCTGGCATATTCAAGCCTTTAAGAGTGAAGGAAAGGCAAAAGAGAGCTGCACCGGGTAATTCTCTAGCTCTTCTGCCATTTCCTGCAAGTTGAATGCACAGATGATAATATTGTGGATTTTGTGCAGCAATCCTACCAGATCTGCACATTTCAGTTATTTGACATAAAACATGAAGTATAGAATTCCTACCTGAAGCAAACATGACCTGAGGGAAAACATCTAGCAACTTTTCAATCTTGCTTTTTGGCAGTCTTTTCTGCTTCACCACTCTTCTACGTGTACTGGGAAAAGTAAACTTAAAGTCAGCTCCTTCAGGAAATTTAGTAAAACTAAGAGGCAGAAGTAAATGGTAAGAAAGAGACTCACATGTGCTCATGATTTATGATTTTGACTTCCAATGCTTCTAAGGCTCTCAACACCTCCAGATCAGTCTCAGATGTAAGAAACTCCAAATTCCTTTCATTAAAATCTGGAAGGCTTCCCTGAAACTGACCTACCTAAGAAAATTTGAAACATAATGGGGAAAGATGAATGAATGAATCCAATGTATTTgaacatacaaatatacaaataCATAAAAGAAATGGTAATTAGCCAGCCATTACGTTTACCTCATAATGAGTTAATGCCTCAAAAGCAGATGCTCGAGCTTTTGACCAACCATGACCAACAGTTGCAGAAGTTCCGATTTCCCACAATACTTCCACAACTCCTATAGCAGCTTCAGTGTATGATTCAGCATCCATCGCACCCCATCTTAAGAGATGACAGAGGCTGATCATAGAGAAGAAACAAGGAACTTCAGTATA of Ipomoea triloba cultivar NCNSP0323 chromosome 3, ASM357664v1 contains these proteins:
- the LOC116012820 gene encoding zinc finger CCCH domain-containing protein 41-like, with translation MELKVSSLKPALSTSDSDSDPEEKEISEEDDDDRNHKHRRKGARSQSVEMDPYEPVLTRPYRKHKPFENGHLYRESDSATFEKGQTTRFEKRRGMNSFSRAPQIANQRITPNLLSGDCRGRGREPGVWFQRDLRFSSVDIVPQPIQQGSTAPSFFAGRGMPNASHAQSSSWAAFGMVPGVPNTGLDILHPHGLQGTLMAPLNPSIGMGIPRQRCRDFEERGFCLRGDMCPMEHGVNRIVVEDVQSLSQFNLPVSVPSAHLMGTVGGQGALPAVGPSGSLINCKALHKGGKPGMTEEGLGLNGALVGSSLAGVADVYDPDQPLWTSDHHEKSAAVLGVNPPSVDETGDLVDVKCDHGRVGLSDGNDIEHPIISSGAATESQGAMGRIGSSNNKAQVKEKIDFTVDALSHLDYEAKKGLDSSSSIECAFRHGKHIDSENTDPHMTELSFKSQSNIGRNIKKSSQKAIRTLFVNGIPQKDNKREALFSHFQKFGEIIDIYIPLNSDRAFVQFSKREEAEAALKAPDAVMGNRFIKLWWAKRDRITENGVSTGNNTQRHAAGATPASVSSHVSVAYKGKESIQSAVHRSSVAAPPAPDNPKPVITNGPRALPPSQKKLESLEMLKEELRIKQEMLDQKRNEFRRQLDKLEKQGTVLKDEDQAAKRQKTGTVAESIKVETLSFGEPDITVSSPESEAVPDSNSSANSAVLSCSNSASTMATPQPPVSKPSFRPLAPLGAPFNFNRYKLDNRPTAFKINPPIPTALANVDVLKEHFSAFGELVSVELEDVEGQNDADSSKLSARISFASRLSAERAFLNGKSWQGHILQFKWQLPSSSNKVGGVKENALTSKDVGVEEETLTARLQSSDTSVHPPAKDGTTINADATGSGEIENTEKCENDQEDLNVDEDSKSSSMLMSGEKQSE
- the LOC116012641 gene encoding protein RST1 isoform X1, which gives rise to MDAYSPLLEKIRIPQPSFQKLAVISIFEKLRSAPPHLGPDSYPGTEAITQCLHSASPAVVDQSVRELCRLVRDSKLDLSRGLLELQSALEATASRFVNLFVRGLGYLVRLGFQNNPHSFQFQASETHPFVMILSSRKEVQAELVRQVLIFLAECKQCGMVEVCRFLTPFLNSAIVRMSSLVSLTSFVRDLLSSIASLCCSLPHEAIPITKLLIGRIKYFPCKNEDDYTEIFYLVECLVDAYSVVLRQLVGNGLLVHEAQLCSVELLDALFSLHNDLLKPAGSVEYILEVSRRLLVVQKELGLSFLPELSSAISFIFIILVHSELEHEQLSALKLLCFILKWKNDSGKDVHRSSCLINEELLFIFPVINLVYSPTKSVKQAAIDLLSVLRKLSINLLAAPRTEVSTEKKHPSISTSAHIAVRLLQSLWLQDQSSLPGVFYLNFASGIESSVDKHNKAKPWTSMLSEYMQRVISRRKSSQSISESHESLHTEMPLLLGGIACVLLMHQSLGHSAGDLLAICNKMDPKLGVPLMLVILFYNHIYSDNKNVVSHGMQLKLMGMLPSLASHSAMLPLVVQTILPMLQKDDKSVLYATAIRLICKTWECNDRVFGSLQGVLHANKFTEFASDREIYISMALSICDVCRKDPDRGVDLILSVEACIKHQDSFIQSLGLESLAHLCEADVVDFYTAWDVIAKQLNYSGNATVACSLCHLLRWGAMDAESYTEAAIGVVEVLWEIGTSATVGHGWSKARASAFEALTHYEVGQFQGSLPDFNERNLEFLTSETDLEVLRALEALEVKIINHEHITRRRVVKQKRLPKSKIEKLLDVFPQVMFASGNGRRARELPGAALFCLSFTLKGLNMPGASEALQDVLDKYKNAVVEIADSLQLSRNVLIALLALQSWKPFMQRWIRARIMLLDTKVHSAVLDKTSNAAKEILKCLIEIAERSPPRSAENIALAIGALCSVLPLSDHAIKSTASKFLLSWLFQHEHEYRQWSAAISLGLISSFLHVTDRKQKVEYINALLEVLSVSKSTLVKGACGVGLGFSCQDLLTKSGAEDNFHLSKGALRMEEIDLLKKIIGSLSKLICVLTQSSSDVLINAFSWLQLGSDDFDSNITPKFLGQCSDDFEEDVWGVAGLILGLGSSVGAIYRAGFYDAVLNLKTLLFSWIPNLNPSIPFLTTSAKSELLFSVGACLAAPIVMAFCHRVELMDGTEIDQLVGCYKHLISELVSVQKFSTLHQSLLMASCIGAGSLLGTILNGSLHSLKVEHVKDLLALFRKSYSDPNPPLIHLGATIGAVNAFGAGAGTLIQDHPSFSSHATNNQKESSYINGPLLSSPALEPDLTSLVQEIFLVAQNPDADQLQQYAAWAASFLRHSLQLQEHYNEATTVSGAGTKNVSHIFSEDSTVLKLSLWLSHLKHPGTGNISHVNTISMVLRCLEHAPRLPSLDWGAIIRRFMRYESEVAELLSQDVTFKKGHLREECLLFSLSHAHQFDHLLIFLDELCDFARMRTLEPTLQSCILVHLADLTKIFSSSRLVKLFNDVACFLSWLVSSGLYSPEQKSSLRFSCWRGLNQCLNESSLDTQSYTSEIENCMKVLFDLLPQFPSVGSRELYQANIIEEWSEAVRCLGKSEQGWLLDLLQISEVNLIEANGQQLESVKKIQVKSRLVQTGSVPFSELGKLKAYMLNCRCEVIWDALLGVTETLHYADGSVKRQWLVNAMEISCVSKFPSTALQFIGLLCGSCCRYMPVLVVDQMTVLSDLPVTLTSLLSDSNWAVVAESVVSHLWSLTLRVYNLAKHTADDYPPNQLPIDSSEYDKAAFLFQVLHHSCISLKNYLPPEKLLQLTNITIH
- the LOC116012641 gene encoding protein RST1 isoform X2; the protein is MPSGCILCGLEAACWKWIAQLCSVELLDALFSLHNDLLKPAGSVEYILEVSRRLLVVQKELGLSFLPELSSAISFIFIILVHSELEHEQLSALKLLCFILKWKNDSGKDVHRSSCLINEELLFIFPVINLVYSPTKSVKQAAIDLLSVLRKLSINLLAAPRTEVSTEKKHPSISTSAHIAVRLLQSLWLQDQSSLPGVFYLNFASGIESSVDKHNKAKPWTSMLSEYMQRVISRRKSSQSISESHESLHTEMPLLLGGIACVLLMHQSLGHSAGDLLAICNKMDPKLGVPLMLVILFYNHIYSDNKNVVSHGMQLKLMGMLPSLASHSAMLPLVVQTILPMLQKDDKSVLYATAIRLICKTWECNDRVFGSLQGVLHANKFTEFASDREIYISMALSICDVCRKDPDRGVDLILSVEACIKHQDSFIQSLGLESLAHLCEADVVDFYTAWDVIAKQLNYSGNATVACSLCHLLRWGAMDAESYTEAAIGVVEVLWEIGTSATVGHGWSKARASAFEALTHYEVGQFQGSLPDFNERNLEFLTSETDLEVLRALEALEVKIINHEHITRRRVVKQKRLPKSKIEKLLDVFPQVMFASGNGRRARELPGAALFCLSFTLKGLNMPGASEALQDVLDKYKNAVVEIADSLQLSRNVLIALLALQSWKPFMQRWIRARIMLLDTKVHSAVLDKTSNAAKEILKCLIEIAERSPPRSAENIALAIGALCSVLPLSDHAIKSTASKFLLSWLFQHEHEYRQWSAAISLGLISSFLHVTDRKQKVEYINALLEVLSVSKSTLVKGACGVGLGFSCQDLLTKSGAEDNFHLSKGALRMEEIDLLKKIIGSLSKLICVLTQSSSDVLINAFSWLQLGSDDFDSNITPKFLGQCSDDFEEDVWGVAGLILGLGSSVGAIYRAGFYDAVLNLKTLLFSWIPNLNPSIPFLTTSAKSELLFSVGACLAAPIVMAFCHRVELMDGTEIDQLVGCYKHLISELVSVQKFSTLHQSLLMASCIGAGSLLGTILNGSLHSLKVEHVKDLLALFRKSYSDPNPPLIHLGATIGAVNAFGAGAGTLIQDHPSFSSHATNNQKESSYINGPLLSSPALEPDLTSLVQEIFLVAQNPDADQLQQYAAWAASFLRHSLQLQEHYNEATTVSGAGTKNVSHIFSEDSTVLKLSLWLSHLKHPGTGNISHVNTISMVLRCLEHAPRLPSLDWGAIIRRFMRYESEVAELLSQDVTFKKGHLREECLLFSLSHAHQFDHLLIFLDELCDFARMRTLEPTLQSCILVHLADLTKIFSSSRLVKLFNDVACFLSWLVSSGLYSPEQKSSLRFSCWRGLNQCLNESSLDTQSYTSEIENCMKVLFDLLPQFPSVGSRELYQANIIEEWSEAVRCLGKSEQGWLLDLLQISEVNLIEANGQQLESVKKIQVKSRLVQTGSVPFSELGKLKAYMLNCRCEVIWDALLGVTETLHYADGSVKRQWLVNAMEISCVSKFPSTALQFIGLLCGSCCRYMPVLVVDQMTVLSDLPVTLTSLLSDSNWAVVAESVVSHLWSLTLRVYNLAKHTADDYPPNQLPIDSSEYDKAAFLFQVLHHSCISLKNYLPPEKLLQLTNITIH